The following proteins are co-located in the Brevibacillus laterosporus DSM 25 genome:
- a CDS encoding YqaJ viral recombinase family protein translates to MLAQRLVDTRNMGYEEWLEYRRLGIGGSDVAAICQMSRYRSPMAVYLEKLGEASPVEDNPKMKAGRMLEPLIADWFAGDTGYKVWRQNAIFQHPEHDFMLANIDRWLPGQNAGLECKNTAEYCRNDWLGTQAPTEYILQCNHYMAVTGADRWFIAVLIGGWDFQWRVIERDDELIKNLITVEREFWNNHIKAKVPPAYSQQDTEYLSDQYPESISQSSIELPEEAYDSIQMLYQARAEKKDAMKREETAVNQIKGYMKNHELAYFQGELKFSWKTGKRSRTFRVIGGDE, encoded by the coding sequence GTGCTAGCCCAACGATTAGTAGATACAAGGAATATGGGATATGAGGAATGGCTTGAATATAGACGTTTAGGCATTGGTGGTTCTGATGTAGCAGCTATTTGCCAGATGAGCCGTTATAGATCACCAATGGCTGTGTACCTTGAGAAATTAGGTGAAGCTTCACCAGTAGAAGACAATCCAAAAATGAAAGCAGGACGTATGTTAGAGCCACTTATAGCTGATTGGTTTGCAGGAGACACCGGATATAAAGTATGGCGACAAAACGCAATATTTCAGCATCCGGAACATGATTTTATGCTAGCTAATATTGATCGATGGCTCCCAGGTCAAAATGCAGGGCTAGAATGCAAGAACACGGCTGAGTATTGTCGGAATGATTGGTTAGGAACACAAGCTCCTACAGAATATATCCTTCAGTGCAATCACTATATGGCTGTTACAGGAGCAGATAGATGGTTTATAGCAGTGCTTATCGGTGGTTGGGATTTTCAATGGCGAGTCATCGAGAGAGATGATGAGTTAATCAAAAACCTAATTACGGTGGAACGTGAGTTTTGGAATAACCATATAAAAGCAAAAGTACCTCCAGCATACTCTCAACAAGACACTGAGTATCTGAGTGACCAATATCCTGAATCTATCTCACAATCTAGCATTGAACTTCCAGAAGAAGCCTATGACAGTATACAGATGCTTTATCAAGCAAGGGCCGAAAAGAAGGATGCAATGAAACGTGAAGAGACAGCCGTGAACCAAATCAAAGGATACATGAAAAATCATGAGTTAGCTTACTTTCAGGGTGAATTAAAGTTCTCTTGGAAAACCGGAAAGAGAAGCAGAACATTTAGGGTTATTGGAGGAGACGAATAA
- a CDS encoding recombinase RecT has translation MTTDKKVDQSDISKQLAARTQTKAENFNMTIKKELADNFQAIKSIVPKHMTPERLARITLTAISRTPKLAECTSASIVGAVMNCATLGLEPNLMGHAYLVPFKDNETGKWECQFQIGYKGQIDLIRRTGDVSKIYAETVYENDLFIYLKGEDKRLVHVPFDMLHLLENFQPNKDDFLEIMMAQAITRIKERNPKDEGKAVRYYSAYRLKDGAFDFMTLTAEQCQLHALKHSKSKKNNKLVGPWTNHFDAMAKKTCIKEMAKYMPISIEVQEKLALDEAVLKPRRDNGIESDNIFDADYKVIEAEEETEPEAQEETE, from the coding sequence ATGACAACTGATAAAAAAGTAGATCAGTCTGATATCTCAAAACAACTTGCGGCCAGAACGCAAACCAAAGCCGAGAACTTCAACATGACAATCAAAAAGGAGCTTGCAGATAACTTCCAAGCGATTAAATCAATTGTTCCTAAGCATATGACACCAGAAAGGCTTGCGAGGATAACACTAACAGCAATCAGCCGCACTCCAAAGCTAGCAGAATGTACTTCAGCATCAATAGTAGGGGCTGTGATGAATTGCGCAACGCTTGGACTTGAACCTAATTTAATGGGACATGCGTACCTTGTTCCATTTAAGGATAACGAAACTGGAAAATGGGAATGTCAATTCCAAATCGGTTATAAAGGGCAGATCGACTTGATTCGGCGCACAGGTGATGTATCAAAAATCTATGCAGAAACAGTGTACGAGAACGATCTGTTTATCTACTTAAAAGGTGAAGATAAAAGGTTAGTCCATGTCCCTTTTGACATGTTACATCTACTAGAAAATTTTCAACCTAATAAAGATGACTTCTTAGAAATCATGATGGCTCAAGCAATTACCCGTATCAAAGAACGCAATCCTAAAGATGAAGGAAAAGCAGTCAGATATTATTCAGCTTATAGGTTAAAAGACGGAGCATTTGATTTCATGACACTCACAGCAGAACAATGTCAGCTACATGCTTTGAAACATTCGAAGTCAAAGAAAAACAATAAGCTAGTGGGACCATGGACAAATCACTTTGATGCTATGGCAAAGAAAACATGCATTAAAGAAATGGCAAAATACATGCCTATCAGCATTGAGGTACAAGAGAAATTAGCACTTGATGAAGCTGTATTAAAACCACGTAGAGATAACGGAATTGAGTCAGACAATATCTTTGATGCAGATTACAAAGTGATAGAAGCAGAGGAAGAAACGGAGCCAGAGGCACAAGAAGAAACGGAGTAA
- a CDS encoding HNH endonuclease, with amino-acid sequence MGMFDEVRAVQKPNFKRRTKKRVDQGRITPQVYKEVMERDKGRCVLCGKTTWLQAHHIIFRSEGGTGEAHNLALACGPSTQTGTCHWKAHHTKEGRQAFRDYREKVLLPLYRGAS; translated from the coding sequence ATGGGAATGTTTGATGAAGTAAGAGCCGTACAAAAGCCAAATTTCAAGCGTAGAACGAAAAAACGGGTAGATCAGGGGAGAATTACTCCCCAGGTCTACAAAGAAGTAATGGAGCGAGACAAAGGGCGTTGTGTGCTGTGTGGTAAGACTACATGGTTACAAGCACACCACATCATTTTTAGAAGCGAGGGAGGCACTGGAGAGGCCCATAACCTTGCCTTAGCTTGCGGGCCATCTACTCAAACAGGTACGTGTCATTGGAAGGCTCACCACACGAAAGAAGGGCGTCAAGCGTTTCGGGATTACAGAGAAAAGGTGCTGCTTCCATTGTATCGAGGAGCATCGTAA